TGACACGTCGAACGTCGAGCCGCTTTCGCACGTCATTGAACTGCAAAATGTTTTCCGTGAAGATACTGTTGAGCCATCTCCTCCGAGAGAAGAAATGTTGAAGAACGCACCATCGAAGAATGAGAAATTCTTTAAAGTACCCAAAGTCATCAAGTGATTAGTGATTTGCCCCAGTGATGTGAGATATTTGATATGCGTTTGTCATCTGTCAATTGTCATTGGTCATTAGTGATTGTTGTTGTTCGATCTATAGGATGTTTATCTCACTTGAGCGGTATGTGAAAATGAAACCTAAAATCTGAAACCAAACCCAAAAACTACAACCAAAAACATTAATGCCCGAAACCCGAAACCCGAAACCCGAAACCGTTTTAGGGGTTATTCCCGCTCGCTATACCTCCGTCCGTTTGCCCGCAAAACCGCTTGTTGATTTATGCGGCAAGACGATGGTTCAACGCGTGTACGAGCAGGCGAAAAAAGCCACGTTGCTGACAAGAGTGATTGTTGCAACCGATAACGAAGCGATTGCGCATGTTGTGAAATCGTTTGGAGGCGAAGTGATGATGACTTCTCCCGAATTACGTTCGGGAAGCGACCGCGTTGCAGCAGTTGCGCGGGAAATTGAGACTGACATTGTTGTGAATATACAAGGGGATGAACCGCTCATTGAGCCGGAAATGATTGACCAAGCCGTTCGCCCGCTGATTCAGGATTCAACGACTCAGGTTGGAACTCTTATAAGAAAAATCGAAACTGCCGATGAATTGCTAAACCCGAACATTGTCAAAGTTGTGCTTGATGAAAACCAATTCGCGCTCTATTTTTCCCGCTCGCCGATTCCGTATCTCCGCGAAAGTACGACGAAGGATGATTGGCACACACGGCATCAATACTATAAACACATCGGCTTGTATGTTTTCAGAAAAGAGTTTCTGCTTGAATATTCTTCATGGCAAGAATCGAAACTTGAGCAGGCAGAGAAACTTGAACAGTTACGGATTCTAGAGCATGGCGTTCGTATCAAAGCGGCAGTCACGGAATTTGACAGCATCCCGATTGATACCGCCGAAGATGCTGAACGAGTTCGAACCATCATCAAACAAAAGGAAAAATTATGAGCAACATTGAACAAAAAGAAACAATCTGGCAGGCGTTACGGCAAATGTTTGCACGTGGTCTTGTTGTGATGATTCCCGTCGTCATTACGTTTTGGGTGCTTCGCTTTCTCTTTGAAACGGTGGACGGAATCATGGGACCGATTTATTATGAAATCCTCGGAAGAAAAATTCTCGGACTCGGATTCATCAC
This sequence is a window from Ignavibacteriota bacterium. Protein-coding genes within it:
- the kdsB gene encoding 3-deoxy-manno-octulosonate cytidylyltransferase, whose translation is MPETRNPKPETVLGVIPARYTSVRLPAKPLVDLCGKTMVQRVYEQAKKATLLTRVIVATDNEAIAHVVKSFGGEVMMTSPELRSGSDRVAAVAREIETDIVVNIQGDEPLIEPEMIDQAVRPLIQDSTTQVGTLIRKIETADELLNPNIVKVVLDENQFALYFSRSPIPYLRESTTKDDWHTRHQYYKHIGLYVFRKEFLLEYSSWQESKLEQAEKLEQLRILEHGVRIKAAVTEFDSIPIDTAEDAERVRTIIKQKEKL
- the gatC gene encoding Asp-tRNA(Asn)/Glu-tRNA(Gln) amidotransferase subunit GatC encodes the protein MSVTIKEVERVANLARLEFTEEEKETFTHQLNDILAYMEKLNELDTSNVEPLSHVIELQNVFREDTVEPSPPREEMLKNAPSKNEKFFKVPKVIK